A single genomic interval of Malania oleifera isolate guangnan ecotype guangnan chromosome 11, ASM2987363v1, whole genome shotgun sequence harbors:
- the LOC131168288 gene encoding UPF0481 protein At3g47200-like, with product MDAHGIEEVPREEWIRSITESNLPSELPQKIWRVPQMLREQTSIKNYELEKFFEPRVVSIGPYHHGKPKLNLMEELKPNFACQFVSIIKDAADSKNSKTQATGRKAGQDQLCTLIVKLYDKILKEIKELRSCYADENSTSEYGDEDLARVLFLDGCFILQFIENRQGKNSEQPQMMKSHYEAFVEQDLFLLENQLPFRVLQILAEEKQSHQSNPSKDDHLTMTVKFIYKINMIAEPKSVETNKWWKTQPPAHLLELLRKILLNCNQPKPEPDGAAKIDKQNTPTKPDGTAEVNKRNTAANAAGDNHQRWNAITFFFKCISEIEKRLTRIRRRSGKRETKSNRYSYRNVKELSAVGIKMKCSKTSYLTDVSFDSPAFLFGHLRLPPITMDDSTGPKFMNLMAYEMCPDVADDEFGVTSYICFLDSLIDHVDDVKELRKARVIDNGLRSDEEVAKLFNDIGTDLVPKSKTYKKVMEDIQKHCDSKVKSWIALFINRHFSTPWTGLAALAAVFVLFLSSAQAHFQVFPRPGSFDPICEYN from the coding sequence ATGGATGCTCATGGTATTGAGGAGGTACCCCGTGAGGAGTGGATTCGCTCGATAACAGAATCGAACTTGCCGAGCGAATTGCCGCAAAAAATATGGAGGGTTCCGCAGATGCTGCGAGAACAAACCTCCATTAAGAATTATGAGCTCGAGAAATTCTTTGAACCCAGGGTGGTATCCATCGGTCCTTACCACCACGGCAAGCCCAAGCTGAACCTGATGGAGGAGCTCAAGCCCAATTTTGCATGTCAATTCGTCTCCATCATTAAGGATGCTGCTGACTCAAAAAATTCCAAAACTCAAGCTACAGGTAGAAAAGCTGGTCAAGACCAACTTTGCACTTTAATCGTCAAATTGTATGATAAGATTCTTAAAGAGATCAAAGAGCTGAGGAGCTGCTATGCGGATGAGAACTCGACAAGCGAGTACGGAGACGAAGATTTGGCGCGAGTGTTGTTCCTGGACGGGTGCTTCATTCTGCAGTTCATCGAGAACCGCCAGGGAAAGAACTCCGAACAACCGCAGATGATGAAGAGTCACTACGAGGCGTTCGTGGAGCAGGACTTGTTCTTGTTGGAGAACCAACTCCCCTTCAGGGTCCTTCAGATTCTAGCGGAAGAAAAACAATCCCACCAAAGTAATCCTAGTAAGGATGATCACCTTACTATGACCGTGAAATTCATCTATAAGATCAATATGATCGCAGAGCCGAAATCAGTTGAGACAAACAAATGGTGGAAAACCCAGCCGCCCGCCCATCTCCTCGAGCTGCTGCGGAAAATTCTCCTCAATTGCAATCAACCAAAGCCAGAGCCAGATGGTGCCGCAAAAATAGACAAGCAAAACACACCAACAAAACCAGATGGTACAGCAGAAGTAAACAAGCGAAACACAGCAGCAAATGCAGCTGGTGATAATCATCAGCGCTGGAATGCAATAACGTTTTTCTTCAAATGCATCAGTGAGATCGAAAAAAGATTAACAAGAATACGTCGGCGCAGCGGCAAACGCGAAACAAAATCCAATCGCTATTCTTACCGCAACGTGAAGGAGCTCAGTGCCGTGGGGATCAAGATGAAATGCAGCAAGACTAGCTATTTAACCGATGTTTCCTTCGATAGTCCCGCTTTCCTGTTCGGCCACTTGAGGCTTCCCCCCATCACTATGGACGACTCGACCGGCCCCAAGTTCATGAACTTGATGGCCTACGAGATGTGCCCGGACGTCGCCGACGATGAGTTCGGGGTCACGTCCTACATCTGCTTCCTCGACTCCCTCATTGACCATGTGGACGATGTGAAGGAACTGAGGAAGGCGCGCGTGATCGACAATGGCCTCCGCAGCGACGAGGAGGTGGCCAAGCTCTTCAACGATATCGGCACCGACCTCGTGCCCAAGTCCAAGACTTACAAAAAGGTAATGGAGGATATTCAAAAACACTGCGATAGTAAGGTAAAGTCATGGATTGCCCTCTTCATTAACCGCCATTTCAGTACGCCTTGGACTGGCTTGGCCGCTTTGGCTGCCGTTTTTGTCCTCTTCCTCAGCAGTGCGCAAGCCCACTTTCAAGTCTTCCCTCGACCCGGTTCTTTCGATCCCATTTGCGAGTATAATTAA